Proteins from a single region of Dyadobacter fanqingshengii:
- a CDS encoding DUF4202 domain-containing protein: MKNLEKAFALFDAYNRNSPEHLVHEGTEYPAEYFYAIKLHEWVTKLAPEASESLLLASRAQHIGRWEIARNTYEEGRVGYLKWRTDLSKFHASKAAEIMESVGYDAETIERVQQIIRKQKIKADDEVQTMENALCLVFLEYQFDDLIAKTSEEKMIIILQKTWAKMSDPGRNQALSLHYSDEGKRLINMALSAS, encoded by the coding sequence ATGAAGAATCTTGAAAAAGCCTTCGCGCTTTTTGACGCCTATAACCGCAATTCGCCTGAACATTTAGTCCATGAGGGGACAGAATATCCGGCTGAATATTTTTATGCCATAAAACTGCATGAATGGGTTACAAAACTTGCTCCCGAGGCAAGCGAGAGCTTATTGCTGGCATCAAGGGCACAGCATATCGGGCGCTGGGAAATTGCCCGGAATACTTACGAGGAAGGCAGGGTAGGTTATCTCAAATGGAGAACGGACCTGTCTAAATTTCACGCCTCAAAAGCCGCCGAAATAATGGAATCTGTCGGGTACGATGCAGAGACCATTGAGCGGGTACAGCAAATTATCCGCAAACAAAAAATAAAAGCGGATGATGAAGTGCAAACTATGGAGAATGCGCTTTGTCTGGTGTTTTTGGAATATCAATTTGATGACCTCATTGCCAAAACAAGTGAGGAAAAAATGATCATCATTTTACAAAAAACGTGGGCCAAAATGAGTGACCCCGGCAGAAACCAGGCGCTTTCCTTACATTATAGTGATGAAGGAAAGCGCCTGATCAACATGGCATTAAGTGCGTCTTGA
- a CDS encoding YfbK domain-containing protein has translation MKSKIALLLFFALTAFTLLQNRKISGVVKDENQKPLANVIVMVKNTIISAKTDSLGRYTIQVPDYAKTLIFSMPHYAAKEVRLGTANTLNVTLAISRIDLTDALSESNQVHRKVSGSYVQMESAAQTFMAPMPRHQPLETENYNPINENGFQFASQTPVTTFSVDVDRASYSNTRRFLNSGQMPPVDAVRIEEMINYFDYDYTEPSGEHPIAVSGEMTDSPWNPGLKLLHIGLQAKTVPTKNLPASNLVFLIDVSGSMSDQNKLPLLKQAFKLLVDQLRPQDKISIVVYAGAAGEILKPTSGSEKMTIKEALDGLEAGGSTAGGAGIELAYKLAKDNFMKDGNNRVILATDGDFNVGISSEGELQRLIEEKRKEGIFLSIMGFGMGNYKDSHIETLADKGNGNYAYIDNIQEARKEFVQEFGGTLFTIAKDVKVQIEFNPRHVQAYRLIGYENRALKNEEFRDDKKDAGEMGSGHSVTALYEIVPAGANSSYLSKNDALKYQKTDASDLGKTDEMLTLKIRYKKPDSVKSILFDMPIKNTSKPLADCSENLRFASAVAEFGLLLRNSEFKGKASYREVVARAKTAFGKDEEGYRSEFVQLVKTAETLDNRKETAQKD, from the coding sequence ATGAAAAGTAAAATTGCATTGCTCCTCTTTTTCGCCCTGACGGCTTTTACATTGCTGCAGAACCGGAAAATCTCCGGTGTTGTAAAAGATGAAAATCAAAAACCGCTTGCTAATGTGATTGTTATGGTGAAAAACACCATAATATCCGCCAAAACGGATTCGCTGGGAAGATACACGATCCAGGTTCCTGATTACGCAAAAACGCTGATCTTCTCGATGCCCCATTATGCAGCCAAAGAAGTGAGGTTAGGCACCGCTAACACATTGAATGTGACATTAGCCATCAGCCGCATTGACTTGACAGACGCGCTGAGCGAAAGTAATCAGGTCCATCGAAAAGTTTCCGGCAGTTACGTGCAAATGGAATCGGCCGCGCAGACTTTTATGGCGCCTATGCCCCGGCACCAGCCTCTGGAAACCGAAAATTACAATCCGATTAATGAAAATGGCTTCCAGTTTGCGTCCCAAACGCCTGTCACAACATTCTCCGTTGATGTGGACCGGGCATCTTACAGCAACACGCGCCGGTTTTTAAATTCAGGACAAATGCCTCCCGTGGATGCGGTCAGAATTGAGGAAATGATCAACTATTTTGATTATGATTATACAGAGCCATCAGGCGAGCACCCCATCGCCGTATCCGGTGAAATGACAGACTCTCCCTGGAATCCGGGACTAAAACTGCTGCACATTGGCTTGCAGGCGAAAACCGTCCCGACCAAAAATTTGCCCGCCTCGAACCTGGTTTTCCTGATCGACGTCTCTGGCTCCATGTCCGACCAGAATAAGCTTCCTCTTTTAAAACAAGCTTTCAAACTCCTCGTTGACCAGCTTCGTCCTCAGGATAAAATTTCCATTGTCGTGTACGCTGGCGCTGCGGGTGAGATTTTAAAACCCACATCCGGCAGTGAAAAAATGACTATTAAGGAAGCGCTTGACGGGCTCGAAGCAGGCGGTTCGACGGCTGGCGGTGCGGGGATTGAACTGGCTTATAAGCTCGCGAAAGATAACTTCATGAAAGACGGAAACAACCGCGTAATTCTGGCAACCGACGGCGATTTCAATGTTGGGATTTCAAGCGAAGGCGAATTGCAGCGACTAATTGAAGAAAAGCGAAAAGAGGGTATTTTCCTAAGCATTATGGGATTTGGGATGGGAAATTACAAAGACAGCCACATTGAAACGCTTGCCGATAAAGGCAATGGCAACTATGCTTACATTGATAACATTCAGGAAGCGAGGAAAGAATTTGTTCAGGAATTCGGCGGAACACTTTTCACGATCGCCAAGGATGTTAAAGTCCAGATTGAATTCAACCCGCGGCATGTACAGGCTTACCGGTTAATAGGTTACGAAAATCGCGCGCTCAAAAACGAGGAGTTTCGTGACGATAAAAAAGATGCAGGTGAAATGGGCTCGGGACACTCGGTTACCGCGCTGTACGAAATTGTTCCTGCAGGTGCCAACAGCTCCTATCTGTCAAAAAATGATGCATTGAAATATCAAAAAACAGATGCGTCGGACCTTGGGAAAACAGACGAAATGCTGACATTAAAAATCCGTTACAAAAAGCCGGATTCAGTCAAGAGCATTTTGTTTGACATGCCTATTAAAAACACCTCCAAACCACTTGCAGACTGTTCAGAAAATCTCCGCTTTGCGAGCGCAGTGGCAGAGTTCGGGTTATTGCTTCGTAACTCGGAATTTAAAGGCAAAGCCAGTTACCGGGAAGTTGTTGCGCGGGCCAAAACGGCATTTGGTAAAGACGAAGAAGGTTACCGCTCAGAATTTGTGCAACTTGTTAAAACTGCGGAGACATTGGATAACAGAAAAGAAACAGCACAAAAAGATTAG
- a CDS encoding RNA polymerase sigma factor yields the protein MRFLKIFRGNTVAPLSEAQQLTAYRSSGDVGVLGALYEPYMEMVFALCYKYLQDEDAGKDAVMQIFEKLVLELKTHEVEHFKSWLHSVCRNYCLMQLRAKKAFVTADDIDNEESETFLISDGPEESLFDEKQFDALEMCLGTLQKEQRTAIQLFYMQEKCYREISEDTGFDLSKVKSYIQNGKRNLKICIEKNGRK from the coding sequence GTGAGGTTTTTAAAAATATTCAGGGGAAATACAGTGGCACCGCTTTCAGAAGCGCAGCAACTCACGGCGTATCGCAGCTCCGGGGATGTTGGCGTGTTGGGTGCGCTCTATGAACCTTATATGGAAATGGTCTTTGCGCTGTGTTACAAATATTTGCAGGACGAGGACGCGGGTAAGGACGCCGTAATGCAGATTTTTGAAAAACTGGTCTTAGAGTTGAAAACACATGAAGTGGAGCATTTCAAAAGCTGGCTGCACAGCGTTTGCCGCAATTATTGTTTGATGCAGCTTCGCGCGAAAAAGGCATTTGTGACGGCAGATGACATCGACAATGAGGAAAGTGAAACGTTTCTGATCTCCGATGGACCCGAAGAGTCGCTTTTCGATGAAAAACAATTCGATGCCCTGGAAATGTGTTTGGGAACATTACAAAAAGAGCAAAGAACGGCGATACAACTGTTCTATATGCAGGAGAAATGTTACCGGGAAATTAGTGAAGATACGGGTTTTGATCTCAGTAAAGTGAAAAGCTATATCCAGAATGGCAAGCGGAACCTGAAAATTTGCATAGAAAAAAATGGCAGAAAATAG
- a CDS encoding energy transducer TonB — MAENRSDRVGFEDFRRYQSGEMSLREQHLLEKQMLEDPMLAEAYEGFLAMQRNNADFASIKNALNRNLGKRIKGNRKRTIPIWAYGAAASLVITMGTLWLVFVSNPQKGDITETGQNLVERPLIKPETKPQSAPETNLETALPVKKTTPRTKPATQRAQEPELVIEVPAQQTETDLAVTNSDDQVNVPASAPAEKQAFANTARTQPPAAAASRLREEPKHKRSHTVVAEETSARGLAALPDVTNSLTKLTASPLMGWDAYRVYLEKQSGAARRKGEVTVSFYVNADGTLTDFTAEGKKQLHSEGIRIVREGPQWVPVKQHGSTVRTPVSVTLQFRK, encoded by the coding sequence ATGGCAGAAAATAGGTCAGATAGGGTTGGATTTGAGGACTTTCGCCGCTATCAAAGTGGTGAAATGTCGCTCAGGGAGCAACATTTGCTGGAAAAGCAGATGTTGGAAGATCCTATGCTCGCGGAAGCGTATGAGGGATTTCTTGCCATGCAACGAAACAACGCCGACTTTGCCAGCATTAAAAATGCCCTGAACCGGAATTTAGGAAAACGGATCAAGGGCAATCGAAAAAGGACAATTCCGATATGGGCCTACGGAGCTGCTGCTTCGCTGGTAATCACTATGGGTACACTCTGGCTTGTATTTGTTTCCAATCCACAAAAAGGTGACATCACGGAAACTGGACAAAATCTAGTGGAAAGGCCTTTGATTAAGCCTGAAACCAAACCTCAATCCGCTCCCGAAACGAATCTGGAAACAGCATTGCCTGTTAAAAAAACAACTCCGCGCACGAAGCCAGCGACGCAGCGAGCTCAGGAACCTGAACTTGTCATTGAAGTTCCTGCCCAACAGACTGAAACAGATTTGGCCGTCACAAATAGTGATGATCAGGTAAATGTTCCCGCTTCCGCGCCTGCGGAGAAGCAGGCGTTTGCCAACACAGCCCGTACGCAGCCACCCGCTGCCGCAGCCAGTCGCTTACGCGAAGAACCCAAGCACAAAAGGAGCCATACCGTTGTAGCCGAGGAGACTTCGGCCCGAGGTCTGGCGGCGTTACCGGATGTGACAAATTCCCTTACTAAGCTGACAGCCAGTCCATTAATGGGATGGGACGCGTATCGTGTTTATCTGGAAAAGCAAAGCGGCGCCGCCAGGCGCAAGGGAGAAGTGACGGTAAGCTTCTATGTAAATGCAGACGGCACATTGACCGACTTTACTGCCGAAGGTAAAAAGCAATTACATTCAGAAGGGATCCGCATCGTGAGAGAAGGCCCGCAATGGGTTCCGGTCAAGCAGCATGGCTCCACCGTACGCACTCCCGTTTCGGTTACATTACAATTCAGAAAGTAA
- a CDS encoding response regulator transcription factor has product MSSRRNLLIIDDEPSITKILEHFLKKDFNVVIKSDGSEGMLWLEEGNQADLIIADLHMPNLSGKEFLKVAKASNLYADIPVIILSGSDESSERIQCLNLGADDFMVKPFNPMEVHAKINAILRRSKRYS; this is encoded by the coding sequence ATGAGCAGTAGAAGAAATCTCTTGATTATAGACGATGAGCCAAGTATCACCAAGATATTGGAGCATTTTCTAAAAAAGGACTTTAATGTTGTAATTAAAAGTGACGGATCCGAAGGCATGCTTTGGCTCGAAGAAGGTAATCAGGCTGACCTGATCATTGCAGATTTGCATATGCCCAATTTGAGCGGAAAAGAGTTTTTAAAGGTTGCAAAGGCCAGTAACTTGTATGCTGACATTCCCGTGATCATCCTTTCCGGATCTGACGAAAGCAGTGAACGTATCCAATGCCTGAACCTGGGTGCAGACGATTTTATGGTAAAACCATTCAATCCGATGGAAGTTCACGCCAAGATCAATGCAATCCTTCGCCGAAGTAAACGCTACTCTTAA
- a CDS encoding sugar transferase, translating into MELTSTSAGMVVEPKSYVALFRVIYLNKDLEQYLHFSEQYADSLQVEYFDSKEGVLRALEENFPADIILAHSESGGLELLDTIRNTAGFGNIPFVLMVNNLSPEAIEMARKHHADDIFSVRFDDGDLITRIRYFKKRQWYVASKASEKISSQNTRTPIWKRAIDIITTGGAVILLLPVFLLVALLIRLDSKGPVFYKSKRVGSGYKIFDLYKFRTMRTDADQLIRKMAALSMYNKSTEPVNQIESNGLCDECLVGNQCKSLLFHDGKEICEKLYHFQKDQKAAFMKFQNDPRITRFGQFLRNSSLDELPQLINILKGDMSLVGNRPLPLYEAEKMTTDDKILRFAGPAGLTGLWQVTKRGKGKADMSEEERTQLDITYAKEFSFKMDMQIILKTFPALLQSENV; encoded by the coding sequence ATGGAATTGACAAGCACGTCCGCGGGAATGGTTGTTGAGCCAAAATCCTATGTCGCGTTGTTCAGGGTTATTTATCTGAACAAAGATCTGGAACAATATCTGCACTTTTCGGAGCAGTATGCCGACTCGCTGCAGGTCGAATATTTCGACTCCAAAGAAGGGGTTCTCCGCGCCCTTGAAGAGAATTTCCCCGCCGACATTATCCTGGCCCATTCAGAAAGCGGCGGCCTGGAACTGCTTGACACAATCCGCAATACGGCCGGATTTGGCAACATTCCTTTTGTGCTGATGGTAAATAACCTGAGCCCCGAAGCCATAGAAATGGCCCGGAAGCATCACGCTGATGACATTTTCTCGGTCCGGTTTGACGACGGTGACCTTATTACCCGCATCCGCTATTTCAAAAAACGGCAATGGTATGTCGCCAGCAAAGCTTCGGAAAAAATCAGTTCTCAAAACACCCGCACACCCATTTGGAAACGGGCGATCGACATCATTACGACGGGCGGCGCCGTGATCCTGTTACTCCCGGTTTTTTTGCTGGTGGCACTGCTGATCCGCCTGGACTCAAAAGGACCTGTTTTTTACAAATCCAAAAGGGTAGGGAGCGGCTACAAGATTTTTGACCTCTACAAATTCCGCACAATGCGCACGGATGCCGACCAGCTTATCCGAAAAATGGCTGCATTGAGCATGTATAATAAGAGCACCGAGCCCGTAAACCAGATCGAAAGCAATGGTTTGTGCGACGAATGTCTGGTTGGAAACCAGTGTAAGAGCCTGCTGTTCCACGATGGAAAGGAGATTTGCGAAAAGCTGTACCATTTTCAGAAAGACCAGAAGGCGGCGTTCATGAAATTCCAGAATGACCCACGGATCACGCGTTTCGGACAGTTTTTGAGAAACAGCAGTCTGGACGAATTGCCACAGTTGATCAACATCCTCAAAGGCGATATGTCGCTGGTGGGCAACCGCCCGCTGCCCCTTTACGAGGCTGAAAAAATGACTACTGATGACAAAATCCTTCGTTTTGCGGGTCCGGCCGGACTTACTGGCCTGTGGCAGGTGACCAAACGCGGAAAAGGAAAAGCGGATATGTCCGAAGAGGAAAGAACGCAGCTGGACATTACTTATGCGAAGGAATTTTCCTTCAAAATGGATATGCAGATCATTTTAAAGACGTTCCCGGCCCTCTTGCAATCAGAAAACGTTTAA
- a CDS encoding acyltransferase has translation MIIRSWVRMDVLPFNPFSIGDNSMIEDFTTVNNGVGEVRIGNNSLIGLGNVIIGPITVGNNVILAQNIVASGLNHNYTDIKQPIHQQGVSVAPIVIEDDCWIGANTVITAGVTIGKHCVIAAGAVVTKNIPPYSVAVGNPARVIKQYDGSRNEWIKTI, from the coding sequence GTGATTATAAGGAGCTGGGTCAGAATGGATGTGCTTCCATTCAATCCTTTCTCAATCGGGGACAATTCCATGATTGAAGACTTTACTACGGTTAATAATGGTGTGGGGGAAGTCAGGATTGGCAATAATTCGCTGATTGGCCTGGGCAATGTGATCATTGGCCCGATAACGGTTGGTAACAATGTCATTCTCGCACAGAACATCGTGGCAAGCGGACTGAACCATAATTACACTGACATTAAGCAACCGATTCACCAGCAAGGCGTTAGCGTTGCGCCCATTGTCATTGAAGACGACTGCTGGATTGGTGCCAACACCGTGATCACTGCCGGGGTTACCATTGGAAAACACTGCGTAATTGCCGCAGGGGCCGTTGTCACCAAAAATATCCCTCCCTACTCTGTCGCTGTCGGCAACCCTGCGAGGGTTATCAAACAGTATGACGGGTCGCGCAATGAATGGATCAAAACCATTTAA
- a CDS encoding TolC family protein encodes MRYAVFLIPLFLITLTTHAQESLSKDVDYAYLEKLITITRANYPKIKMYDDRVTVAEYAIKKAKLSYFDIFNFSYLYSPNNNTATISPTLLSGYQLGFFVNIGAILQKPSLIKQAKGELSVMQHDKEAFDLNMVSEVKKRYFTLIQKRAVFKVRSNAVLDVESMVANVKKRFEMGQETLEKYNQILVMQTDHYQNLLNAESEILIAKSSLEELLGQKLEDIK; translated from the coding sequence ATGAGATACGCAGTGTTTTTAATTCCCTTGTTTTTGATCACCCTCACAACACACGCCCAGGAGTCTTTGAGCAAAGATGTAGACTATGCTTATCTCGAAAAATTAATCACAATTACCAGGGCTAACTACCCAAAGATCAAGATGTACGACGACCGGGTTACGGTAGCTGAATACGCGATCAAAAAAGCGAAGCTTTCGTATTTTGACATTTTCAATTTCTCTTATCTATATAGCCCAAACAACAACACAGCCACCATTTCTCCCACATTACTAAGCGGTTACCAGCTGGGGTTCTTCGTAAATATTGGCGCCATTTTACAAAAGCCGAGCCTGATCAAACAGGCCAAAGGGGAGCTTTCGGTTATGCAGCATGATAAGGAAGCTTTTGACCTGAATATGGTTTCGGAAGTGAAGAAACGGTATTTCACCCTGATCCAGAAACGAGCGGTTTTTAAAGTGCGCTCCAATGCAGTACTGGACGTGGAAAGTATGGTTGCCAATGTCAAAAAACGCTTTGAAATGGGGCAGGAAACATTGGAAAAATATAATCAGATACTCGTTATGCAGACGGACCACTACCAAAACCTGCTGAATGCAGAAAGTGAGATTTTGATAGCAAAAAGCAGTCTGGAAGAATTGTTGGGACAAAAATTAGAAGATATAAAATGA